A stretch of the Taeniopygia guttata chromosome 3, bTaeGut7.mat, whole genome shotgun sequence genome encodes the following:
- the LOC105759945 gene encoding acrosin-like has protein sequence MNWLGLLVLLTVAGLVQSIQYTCGGSCGLRVPPPVNSPMTYSYGDVAYDYGMTRIVGGANAAEAEWPWIVSIQHPWVPGLGHWCGGSLITADWVLTAAHCFDKFDNISLLYVVIGATQLTQPGPGAQVRSVKKVVIHSDYRRSDYSYDIALMQLDRPVLCSSYIQLACLAEPTLSVSALHNCWIAGWGVTKARNLDSADRLQQAKVHLINVQLCNSSDWYAGEVHPYNLCAGYPEGNIDSCKGDSGGPLMCQDNNAEYWWVIGLTSFGTGCARARQPGVYISIQHFYDWIDYNIRINSIKSAP, from the exons ATGAATTGGCTCGGCCTCCTCGTCCTGCTCACCGTGGCTGGGCTGGTGCAGAGCATCCAGTACACCTGCGG AGGGAGCTGTGGGCTCCGAGTTCCGCCACCTGTCAACAGCCCCATGACTTATTCCTACGGCGACGTGGCTTATGACTACGGCATGACACGCATCGTGGGCGGCGCCAATGCCGCGGAAGCAGAATGGCCCTGGATCGTCAGCATCCAGCACCCCTGGGTACCAGGCCTGGGACACTGGTGTGGAGGGTCCCTCATCACTGCAGATTGGGTCCTCACAGCAGCCCACTGCTTCGACAAGTTTGA TAACATCAGCCTGCTGTACGTAGTGATTGGGGCCACGCAGTTGACTCAGCCAGGCCCTGGGGCACAAGTGCGCAGTGTCAAGAAGGTGGTGATACACAGCGACTACAGGCGTAGCGACTACAGCTACGACATTGCCCTGATGCAATTGGACCGTCCTGTCCTGTGCAGCTCCTACATCCAGCTGGCCTGTTTGGCTGAGCCCACCCTAAGTGTCTCAGCCCTGCACAACTGCTGGATTGCTGGCTGGGGTGTCACTAAGGCAAGAA ATCTAGATTCAGCTGATCGCCTTCAGCAGGCCAAGGTCCATCTTATCAATGTCCAGCTCTGCAACAGCAGTGACTGGTACGCAGGGGAAGTCCATCCCTACAACTTGTGTGCTGGATACCCAGAGGGCAACATCGACTCCTGCAAG ggtgACAGCGGTGGTCCTCTCATGTGCCAGGACAACAATGCTGAGTACTGGTGGGTCATCGGACTAACCAGCTTTGGAACAGGCTGTGCCAGAGCAAGGCAGCCTGGAGTCTACATCTCCATTCAGCACTTCTATGACTGGATTGATTACAACATACGTATAAACTCAATTAAAAGTGCTCCTTGA